From Corticium candelabrum chromosome 13, ooCorCand1.1, whole genome shotgun sequence, a single genomic window includes:
- the LOC134188943 gene encoding kinesin-like protein KIF18A, producing the protein MSGDASQANVRVVVRVRPENELERQIDSLHGPAIRVLDDNCLIFDPIDEEDSFIRDNHQPIKSRKASKKRQRDVRFAFDRVFEGNSTQEEVYLDTTGGVVCRVMSGVNCCVFAYGATGAGKTYTMLGSSEEPGVTFRTVQELFDLIGSKQEEISCDVKVSYLEVYNETIHDLLKPSGALAVREDPVKGVCIRGLSFYKPQSAAELLEMLRRGNENRTQHPTDANAQSSRSHAMFQVIVRQKPCTSGLSMQFKVAKLSLIDLAGSERATMTTNRGMRLREGANINRSLLALGNCINALVEQKTGSRKAIHVPYRDSKLTRLLKDSLGGNCCTVMVANVSPSRMCYEDTYNTLKYAERAKSIKSKLFANTVNVDLHVSKYRSIIEGLQAENKELRIKLQQQLQTVPAGVPCVADINENSAIDKSCLQRIETELCPLKSVTSVCLDLTDIEAAQRDVIAKGQRKERNIQRMKAIGKENAQCINKWTAALSAVSVCQSDLSNRQKKLLSDKKQSEQQLKQAVISLGLGPLSWNSSKFGDCDTVGKLMVRNHQLEMEKEILSRQVKHFRQFCKVQNKSSQNAEKLIHHLCKYIAHVTDHFMSVIGTIPKHLNTEFESLLHFIEVSGKELAWADESNISSLVSDQPATVLQANNSFSRFNTKMPAIATTSGILTPSVRKTTEEPSSQLYDRFQTNDFQSSTMVYPTQGTVPPSDISKEPEKVEPGLENNKVGPDGSTTSSKSSVSRDDECAVMDTHSKKIPEEKSGGEEAKLTDQFQPNQLQPKFPSSSSKSLVLLPPPPRHRTPRRSRRRVTFTVDNPINIAAMSQQNASNQEGTNANAWATSTDPAALESLFKPLVCPPTPKTYSNRSNVSSATPSRIPSRVTRSTTPARTPSRVTSSTTPSCFDVLRSCGTPKAGPVESKSPFSIQQPDSLRLPQRRVVKKKAQDTENVPTNSRGRHIVNSRSRLVGGMKRPNDGAVHNPSKRANIAASNLARRGLQPQWHVWN; encoded by the exons ATGTCCGGCGACGCTTCTCAAGCGAACGTGCGTGTTGTTGTCCGCGTCCGTCCAGAAAACGAGTTGGAACGGCAAATCGACTCGTTGCATGGTCCCGCCATCCGCGTCCTCGACGACAACTGCCTCATCTTCGACCCCATCGACGAAGAAGACAGTTTTATCCGGGACAACCACCAACCAATCAAATCTCGCAAGGCGTCCAAgaaaagacagagagacgtcAGATTCGCATTCGACCGCGTGTTCGAAGGCAACTCGACTCAAGAAGAGGTTTACTTGGACACGACCGGAGGCGTAGTTTGTCGCGTCATGAGCGGAGtgaattgttgtgtgtttgcgtACGGAGCGACGGGCGCTGGCAAGACGTACACGATGCTGGGCAGCAGCGAAGAGCCTGGAGTGACGTTCAGAACTGTTCAGGAGTTGTTTGACCTGATTGGTTCGAAGCAGGAGGAAATCAGTTGTGATGTGAAG GTAAGTTACCTTGAAGTGTACAACGAAACCATTCATGATCTTCTCAAACCGTCAGGAGCATTAGCTGTTCGAGAAGATCCTGTCAAAGGCGTTTGCATCAGGGGTCTCTCGTTTTACAAA cCTCAGAGTGCAGCTGAGCTTCTGGAGATGTTGCGTCGTGGCAACGAGAACAGAACACAACATCCAACCGATGCAAATGCTCAGTCATCTCGATCACATGCTATGTTTCAG GTGATTGTTCGACAAAAGCCTTGTACATCAGGATTGTCTATGCAGTTCAAAGTAGCCAAGTTGTCTCTCATTGATCTGGCTGGGTCAGAACGTGCTACCATGACAACAAATCGTGGAATGCGTCTAAGAGAGGGTGCCAACATCAATCGATCCCTACTCGCTCTAGGCAACTGCATCAACGCATTAGTCGAACAGAAGACTGGAAGTAGAAAAGCTATTCATGTGCCATACAGAGACAGCAAGTTGACGAGATTGTTGAAGGACTCACTTGGAGGAAACTGCTGCACAGTCATGGTGGCCAATGTGAG CCCATCAAGAATGTGTTATGAAGACACATACAATACTCTGAAGTATGCTGAACGTGCAAAGAGTATTAAGTCAAAA ttgttTGCTAATACTGTGAACGTTGATCTCCACGTTAGTAAATACCGAAGCATCATTGAAGGTCTCCAGGCTGAG AACAAAGAGTTAAGGATAaagctgcagcagcaattgCAAACGGTTCCTGCAGGTGTACCATGTGTGGCTGATATCAACGAAAATTCTGCAATTGACAAATCATGTCTTCAAAG GATTGAAACTGAGCTTTGTCCACTTAAGTCTGttacttctgtttgtttggatcTCACTGACATTGAAGCAGCACAAAGAGATGTGATTGCAAAGGGACAGAGAAAG GAGAGGAATATACAAAGAATGAAGGCGATTGGAAAGGAGAATGCTCAG tgtatCAACAAGTGGACTGCTGCTTTATCTGCTGTaagtgtttgtcagtctgaTCTGTCCAATCGTCAGAAGAAACTGTTGTCAGACAAGAAACAGTCAGAACAGCAACTGAAGCAGGCAGTTATATCCCTGGGTCTTGGACCACTTTCTTGGAACAGCAGCAAGTTTGGTGATTGTGATACGGTTGGAAAGTTGATGGTGAGAAATCACCAACTGGAGATGGAGAAGGAGATACTTAGCAGACAGGTGAAACACTTCAGACAGTTTTGTAAAGTGCAGAACAAGTCATCACAGAATGCAGAGAA GCTTATTCACCATCTTTGCAAGTACATTGCACATGTCACAGACCACTTCATGTCTGTAATCGGCACCATACCCAAACATCTCAACACTGAATTCGAAAGCCTCCTTCACTTCATCGAAGTCAGTGGAAAGGAATTAGCTTGGGCAGATGAGTCCAATATATCAAGTTTAGTCAGTGATCAACCAGCAACAGTCTTACAGGCGAACAATTCATTTTCACGTTtcaacacaaaaatgccagctATAGCTACCACAAGTGGAATACTCACACCGTCAGTCAGGAAGACAACAGAAGAACCAAGTAGTCAACTATATGACAGATTTCAAACGAATGACTTCCAATCTTCCACAATGGTATATCCTACTCAAGGTACTGTGCCTCCCTCTGATATCAGCAAAGAGCCAGAAAAAGTTGAACCTGGATTAGAAAACAATAAAGTGGGGCCAGATGGTAGCACAACGTCTTCCAAATCGTCAGTAAGCAGAGACGACGAATGCGCTGTAATGGATACACATTCCAAGAAGATTCCTGAAGAGAAGTCAGGTGGAGAGGAAGCAAAGCTGACTGACCAATTTCAGCCTAACCAACTTCAGCCTAAATTTCCAAGTTCTAGTTCGAAGTCACTCGTTTTGCtgcctcctcctcctcgtcaTCGAACTCCTCGTCGATCGCGAAGGAGAGTGACATTTACTGTTGACAATCCTATTAATATTGCAGCAATGTCTCAACAAAATGCTTCAAATCAAGAAGGCACTAATGCTAATGCTTGGGCTACAAGTACTGATCCTGCTGCTCTCGAATCACTTTTCAAGCCACTTGTATGTCCACCCACTCCAAAGACTTACAGCAATCGATCGAATGTAAGCTCGGCTACTCCATCTCGTATTCCATCGCGTGTCACAAGATCAACCACTCCAGCTCGTACTCCATCACGTGTCACCAGTTCAACTACTCCGTCTTGTTTTGATGTTTTGCGTTCATGTGGCACTCCAAAGGCGGGTCCTGTCGAGTCAAAGTCGCCATTTTCTATCCAACAGCCAGACAGCTTGAGACTTCCTCAACGAAGGGTGGTAAAGAAGAAGGCACAAGACACTGAAAATGTTCCCACAAATAGTAGAGGCAGACACATTGTGAACTCTAGATCACGTCTAGTTGGAGGAATGAAAAGACCTAACGACGGAGCTGTTCATAATCCATCAAAGAGAGCCAACATTGCGGCAAGCAATCTCGCAAGACGAGG GTTGCAACCACAGTGGCACGTTTGGAATTAG